aaaaaggaaattatgaCTGGTTACCCTAAAAGGACAGATTATTTTATATggttgaagttttatttttctatgaaaatacatatttttaaattttaactacatgctgctgcctgcagagtccagaagagggtagcGTAtaccctgcagctggagttgctAGTGACTAAGctattgtgtgggtgctgggtactgaacccaggttctctgtaaaaacaagtgctcttaactcctgagcggTCTCTCCAGGTGCCCCCTCCCCACATATTATTCCTGCTTTATTTGATatgtacaggtgttttgcctgcacttaTGTTTGTATACTACATATGTTCAATCCCCAAAAGATTCTttagcactggagttacagagggttgtaagTTGTcaactgtgggtgctgggaattgaacttctagaaaagcagccagtgttcttaactgttaagccatttctccagcctcaagatacatatttttttattaaaaattttaactttcattaaaaacacaataaaaattttagtacTGTGTgagctctagattcagtgagCTATTCTGTTTCAGAAATTAAGTTGTACATTGATTTCTGGctgttcacacacatgctcagtgtaaatacataaatatgtacataccacacataaGAAACTCCCTAAGCAACGCACAATTTGCCTACAAGCTATCAAAGTACAGTTTTGTTAAGAAAAATCCTACTTTGGAGCTGGAGTGGTGGCCTGGTGACTCAGAGTGCACACTAATCCtgtagaggacacaggttcaggtcccagcacttATATCAGCCACCTGTAATTGTAGCTCCAGgctatctgacaccctcttttagATTCTGCAGACATGTACACAAATCCCTatgaacacatacaaatatatataatttaaaataataaatcttttttgaaaaaatattttgacttGGGATGACTCAGTGCTAGAGCATTTGTGTAGCAGGCTCAAAgctcttgctttttaaaaaaaagtattcaccgggcggtggtggcccacgcctttaatcccagcacttgggaggcagaggcaggcggatttctgagttcaaggccagcctggtctaccgagtgagttccaggacagccagggctacacagagaaaccctgtctcgaaaaacaaacaaacaaaaaaaacattcaaTTATATGTATAAAGGTCATggcatagggctggagagataggtaGTAAGAGTGCTTactactgttcttgcagaagacctgagtttggttctcagtacctatatggtggctcatatcttctgacctcttcagagGCTCTGCATACAtgtagcatacatacatacactcagatacatatagatatatctatGTAAAATTacctagatattttaaaaaacaaaggttATGACACTTTTGTagttgacttttttaaaaaaattatatgtatttattgtgcgcatatgtacatacatgcaggttcACTCACATGCCACATGTTGGAGTCAACTCTCTTCATTACCTGTGGGTCCGGGGGTTCAAatgcaggtcatcaggcttgttggCAGGCGTTGTTATCAGATGGGCCATCTCAGTGACCTCCTTAGTTGGTTTTTAATACAGCATGATGGTACGTTTTGAAGCCTGACCCAGAAAAGAGTTTCACCTTCCCACTGCCTGTTCCTAAGTAGTACGAAGGCCAAAGAGTATGATTTGAATGAATTCTAGTTACTGCCCCAAGTAAGGGGCATAGTGGGAAATGTGAAGGCATATAGCCAAGATATCCAGGAGGATGCTCCACTCCTTTGCACTGAGACCAGgttgtctcttccccttcccctttcagTCCTTATCTTTTTGGATGTGGGATCTCACAGccttgctcaggctggcctccagttcGTAGGTTCAGTGATCCTTCCTACTTCTGCTTCTCCAGTTGTTGGGACCACAGATGTGTTGTACCATTCAGCTTTGGGCTAATCTTAGGAAGATGGACTACTGAGATTTCATTTCTGCCTAAAGTACAGTCAGGATGTGACCTattttccagtgctgggactaagatCTAGGGTCTTATATTTGTTAGACATGCTCTCTTGTGAACCACAGAGACAACACAAATgcatggtatttttgtttttggggtttttctGCTAATTTTTTTAGATGTTTATTGTTTTATGAACATTTTGCTTACgtgtacatctgtgcaccacatatacAGCTGTGTCTGAGGAGatggtgagcctccatgtggtgctgggaatcaaacccatgtcctctgtaacaagtgctcttaaccactaagcaagTCTCCAGTTCCATATTTTTggaagatttaatttttatttttattctaatctGTATAAtcactttgcctgcatgtatgtatgtgcaccaccatgtgcatgcctagtaccCAAGGAGGGCAAAAAGACCTAGAGCTGGAGTTCAGCGAGGAAAGATGTGAGCCACCgtgtactgagaactgaacccagatcctctgcaataGCAGCGCGTGCTCTTACCTATTGAGCCGTCAGCCCTGTGAAGACGTTATTTCAAGGTTTGGCTCAGGCTGCAGGACTAAAAGAGCCCTGCTGAAGTTAGGGATCTTGACTTTTAAATGAGttttattagttttctttgtGAAGCTGTAGCCACCTTCTATGTTTTGATTGGTCAGATTCATAAGTAGTGATTTTGCTGTTCTTGTTTACAAAGAAGTTGCTCCTAAACCATTGCTAGAAagccttttaaaatatgtgtaatgCTGCCCTGTCTTTTAAGACATCATATGATAAACACACTTTACTTTCCATGTGCTTCACACAAGTGCCATCAGCTTGGCTAGTGTATCAATGAGATAAAAGCATGTGTATGAGATCCTTTCTAaaactttggttttggttttgtaatTTTATATACAAGTACTtgtgtaatataatatatttatttctggaaATATAGAATAAGGGATTGAGTTTAATTTGTTCTTAGCTGAGATAATTTTGATTCTATTACTAAatacttaaaatgatttttttattaccCCCATCTCTAGAAATTGCAGGTGATTAAGATTTTactatgtttctgttttctgaaaatgCTTCCCATTCGTAAATCCATGAAGCGTAACTGAAATAAAAGAACTGTCTTTAGCTCCATAGCATTAGCTAAATCCTGGTgtcctttaattctttttcttcaatTTAATTATAATCTATTTAGATGAAGGTGGGgcgagctggcaagatggctaagCAGGTAAAAGTATTGTCTGAttacttgagttcagtccccaggagcCATCTGGTGTAGGGTGAGAACCAGCTTCCACAGGtacctctgatcttcacatgcaccatgtgtgtgtgtgcaccatggcacacacatgtgaacacacacacacacacacacacagaaaagcttGGTGGGGAAAAAACTAAACCCTTTCTGGTTTCTACTAGCCCTTAAGTCCTTTCTTTCAGTCCCtttataaaatcagaactgatTGGTGTGCTCCACAGTGATTCCACACTCACCAGCACTGACCTTTGTTTAACTCAGCAGCAGTAGTCTGCATGGCACAGCCCCTCAGTTCGAACCCACTGGGCCGCTATGTGCTTCAGAAAGGAGCCTTTGTGTGTTTACATTAGAAAATaggaattttcttttcctttccaattgGAGTTTACAAGCTTTGCAGAATCAGCTCAAAACCACAATGGAAGTCTCATGTTGAACATGGGGTCTTATGTTAAAATGTTGCCATCTAGCTTCTTGGTTTTAATTGTATTAATTTTCATTCTCATGAATTCTAAACAAGAAGCAGAAAGTTGCTGTTCTTCAGTTGCCAGGGTTCAGAATGTTGAAGAGAGTCCCCAAATGACGAGTCTGACTCTTGATCCACTATCATCAAGTGTTACAGTCTTTGGCTGTGTTTCTCAGGCACTGCTGGAAGTGGTATCAAGacaagaaggggaggagggtgtGTCTGCTTCCTAATTTTGTGTTTATCTCTCACCAGTGCTTCTTATAGTGGTGTCTGTCTGCACAGCTACTGGTGCCTGGAACTGGCTAATAGATCCTGAGACACAAAAGgtagaaattttgttttaaagtctttAGCAGATTAAATAAGATACTGGGTGCAGTGATGCTAATTATGAAATATGCAGAGGTACCTGTACCTGCCACTAATGATGTTAATCCTTATATTAACAACATGCTCTGTAATCATTTGCTTAAGGAAAGCTCCAGTTGGCTGTTGTGAGTTACTTATAAGGGAAAGGACCTAAGAACATTTACTCTGATTGCTATTTCTTAACTCattttttgaatttttctcttccacatgaacatttttttccttcagttttgttCATCTCCTGTCATTAGTATGAGCTTTTTAAAATTGCAATTAAGTGAATTGTCTGTTGATGCCTTTCTTCATTCCAAAAAGCATTTGAGAtgacatgcaaaaaaaaaaaaaaaaaaaaaaaagacaaatataactGATAAGCTGATAAACATTAGACCAAGTGGCCAAAATCAGGAAAGAAACCAAGTCACTGATTTCTAGGCCATGGAGCTCATTGAAGTTGACAGAATTGAGTTATAACTTGATCTCTGAGTGACCTGATCCACAGAGTCACAGTTAATTCTGTGTGTTTTCATTGTCGTTGAAGAGAACACGGGCTAACCCCTTGAGTTagcaaagcttttctttttctgcattaGTCCTTCCACGTTTCTTGCCTGGAGTTTAATATAGGAAGCACCGAGAGGTCTCCCACTGGGCACTGGGTAGGAGCTTCACTATACCAAATGCAATATGGAATTTCATAATGTTAGCTCTTGAAGGGTTATTTGATGAAAGCTGATAAAATGTTTCTGAGgtttctatctctttctcctaGTACCTTAATTTCAAGCTCAGTCCTTTTTTATTAGAAAACCTACAgtcttgggtttttcttttcttttttgtattttgtttttgtttatgtgattccttttctcttcttttcttccttcaagacagggtctcactgtgtagtcctagatgtcctagaacttgctgtgtagaccaagctagcctcaaactcacagagatggacctgcctctgccttcacttcccaaatgctgggattccaggcgcatgccaccacatccagcgACTCTCAGGTTTCTCAGTGATTACCTCTCCCCAGCTGTTCAGTTCAGTCTCATAATTTtcagaaatcttaaaaataagcCCTCTTTTAAAGTTATAATTGAATAGACTACATCTGTTGTTCTGTCTAGGTGGCAGTCCCGACAGCCCCGGGCACTGTTTAGCATGTAGCCTCCCTGACTGTCCACTAAAGGAGAGATGTTGAGaaagggcaggaagcagggaagGTTGGTGTTGGAGTTTTATGTTAATGGAGGGAGCTTTATTGCAGACAGATAACTCTCCTGTGAGTTCATTTATAGAACTCTGATCTGAAGGCTGTACTTGGTACTCATCTGTAGGGGAAGGGTGAAAGGAGGTTGGCAAGAAGATTGAAAAATTCTGTCTTGGGAAATGAGTCTACTTctaattgagaaaaatataaGCTGATTTCAGCTAGTTGAGATCttaataaaatgaagaattaaatGTAATCGGAAATAGGCCCAAAACTATGTAgttaatgtaattttttaaattaggtgAGAAGATAGCTGTTAGCCTTAGGGTTGGCTCTTTTTACTTCAGTATTTAATAACCCCAAACCTGATGAGAGTTCTAACCAGCAATTGTGTCTGAAGCAGGAGGTATGAATATAAAAGCCAGGGAAAGAAATGAGATTGCAAACTCCTGAAAGGAGGAAACTGCTGTTTCGATGTTATTGATTGTTGCCATGGAGGGAAAGAGGCTAGAACAACTgacctaattaaaataaaacatacagccaggtgtggtggtgtggtcCTGTAATCTTGGCATCATGGCAGACTAAACCAGGAGGTTTAAGACACAGAGGCCAGCTTGAGTTACATGGTAAGGCATTATTGCTaaataacaacaggaaaaaaaaaaccaaacaactttcAGAATATTAAGTATTGGGcttgaagaggtggctcagtgggcagagtgccTACTGTGTAAGCATATGGACCTAGCTCATAACCGACAACCATAGAAAAACCAGACGTGACAGTCTGAGTCTAACCCTGGTGCTAGGGAGAACAGGGTTGGTATGAATGGAGGATCCCAGGGCTGGCTGGTCAGCCGTTTAGCCAAATCAGTAAActtaggttcagtgagagtccTTGTCTTAAAACATAAGGTGAAGGGTAATGGAGGAAGAATCCTGTGTCAACCTGTGGCCTCCACACAAGCAAGTGAGTTCACACACATAGACTGTACACATAGgtgcacataaaatacaaaatactttATGTGCTAACATTGTATAGACACAGCCATCCATCTTGAAGTCAAACCTCAGAGTTTCAGTCAGGCATGTTGGCACaccctttaatgccagcacttggtgaggcagaggcagatggatctctgaatttgaggtaaGCATGGttcacagaatgagttccagaagagCTAGGAACATACGGAGGAACCttgtcaacaaaaacaaaacagaaaaaacctTCAGATTTCCttaaattacacttatttatttctctatttagagaagaaggaggggggtCAGACTGAGAGTTTGCCACTCTTGTGgcggtcagaagacagcttggaGGTGTTAgctcttttcttctaccatgtgggtctggaGGATTgagctcaggttatcaggcttggtggcaagcattttTCCAGCCAACCATCTTGCAGCCAGTAAACTTCAAAGATTGCAAAAAGACTCTATctcacaaaacagaaagcaaagaaagatcTCTGGGCCTTAGTTTGTCTTCAGCATCACCTCATCTTAGGAATATTTCCCTCCTAGAGTTTTCAGTCTTGTTCTTTAATTTGGCCTTATTGATCATACATGTCTAGTGCTTTACTTTGtcttgaatgtgtatgtgtgtttagctCTCTCTCTTAATCCATGAGGTATCTCACATGGGGAAGTGGTGTATTTCCCTTGAGTATTTCTTCTTGTAGTTATCAGtccatttgctttctttttctagacACTCTACATGTTCATCTTTTCCTTCTTGGTCATTTTTATTTCCCAGCCTTCTGCCTTTGGTGCCCTTCTTGTTCCAAGCATGGATCCTGGTGGACTCTTGTCCCCTCTACATAATCTTAGAATTGTGTTTCCTACTCTCCTGCAGTCATTTCATTATGCCCAGATCTAAATGaagccctttctctttctcttgactTCTAGTTCTTTATAGGTACCTACTAGCCAGGTTCCCCACTTCAGCGACCTGTGGCCATTAGAATCGGAGCAGCTTCAAAGgcaacttcattttttaaatgtcatagtTTTCATCATTCTTTATTCAAGTAGCtttaaaaacagcttttaaaaaaatttcaaataagcTTCATTTATTTCAAGCAAAGGTGGTGGAGAAGCTGTAAAAATTAAGCTAACAAGGAAAGTAGCTTATGTGTGGAAGATGGGGCAGGAGAGGAAGATGGGTGTGTGACCAGGTTATGAATGACAGAGCAGGTCTGATTAAGGAAgcttttgttggttggttttaattttttgagacaatgtctcaccaTGCAGCTATTCTAGAATTacctatatagaccaggctggccttgaactcacagatacccaccttcctctacctcctgagtgtcagaaattaaaggtgtgtaccttgAGGAGGCTTTTTGATGGGgagataaataaatcaaatttaatCTGTGTTTTCATTGAGACTGAAGGCCAGTGCTACTCCTTTAATCCCACAGAGGCAAGTGATCATCActgaggccagcttgttctacagaagtgaatccatgacagccagggctacacagagaaactccctttcctgtgtatgtttctctctctctctctctctctctctctctctctctctctctctctctctgtgtgtgtgtgtgtgaaggcctcATTTTTAGGAATGAATTTGAAACAGTTTATAGAGTTTGGCAGGAGTGATATATATTGCTGTTATCTTACCATACTAAAAAGATCAAGTATTAGTTTGTTTTCACAGCACAATAAAGAAAACTAGAGTTGTTGGAAGTCTTCATGCGCTTGTGGTTTAGATGATAAAACATTACAAATGTCTGTATAGTTAGGGAGGTAGGAATCAATGTCCTAAGACTTTCTATCTCACACTTTTCTTTTACAGGTGTCCTTCTTCACGTCATTATGGAACCATCCGTTTTTCACTATTAGCTGTATAACTCTCATAGGCTTGTTCTTTGCTGGAATACACAAAAGAGTAGTGGCACCATCAATGTATCCTTTACCACGAGTTGAATCTTGTTATCGTAACTAAGCTGAAGAACCTTCTCTGGTACCTAAGTGGTTGTTAGAAGCTATGCTAATCACGTTCCATCCCCATGGATTCAATACCTGAGATTGTCTTGACTCCTGACTTTTATGGGTTCAGACCGTGATTGGCTGGCCCAGTTGTATTTTGGCTGTGGTAAGGCAGTgcgtcatggcagggagcatggggTAAAACAAAGTGAAGGGTTCAGGAACAAGCTATACCTTTCAAAGTCACTCCTCAGTGACCTGTATCCTAATCTGACTAAGCCctaaccccccacacacaccgcacccccccccccactatgaATGTGCCCGTGGTTTACTCCATTGATGACGTTTGTCCCTTTGTTATTCAGTTACTCCAATACGCCACTGGCTCAGGACCAACCCTTTAACACTTGAGCCTTTTGGAGCAACATTTCATGTGTAAACCATAACAGAAGTTTGACTTGCATTGGGAATTTTCCTTTGACCACGTTGGTTCAGTATAGCTGCTCGATGTCGAACGGTATTAGCAGAATACAATATGTCTTGTGATGACGTAAGTATTTTTTCATTAGAATAAATAGACCTGTAGCCAGGTATGATTGCTGATGTCTTAATCTCTACCCTTGGAAAGCAAGAGGATTActtcaagttcaaagccaccctgttgtacatagtgagactctttcaaagaaacaaaaatggggAGGGAGTACTGACATGTTTGGTTTTAGGAAAGCAGACCTTTGGGTTTTTTagatcaggcatggtggcacacaacctgTAACCTCAGTGCCAGGGAACTGAGACGAGAGTCAAGAGTGAAGGCAGAGCCTGAGCTGGTAGAATGCTTACCATCtgtgaagccttgggtttgatcttcAGCACCACAGGAAACCAGGCATGACGTggacacctgtgatcccagcacttaaaggtggaagcaggaagatcaaagtTCAAGGCTCTTCTTAGCAGTATACAAATTTGAGATTAGCCTGAAGATAAACAGTACTGAGTGAAAAAAGCAGAAATGGGGTTAAGACTATATGATCAAAACAAGATTTTACCTAAAACCTTTTAGCCAGGCTTGTTGTCAcacacctttgaccccagcactcaggaggcagagacaagcctGGTTTACAGTGTAAGTTCCATAAACAAAATAGACTTTTCAAAGTCTCTCCCCTTGGTGACCTGTATCTTCTGACTAGGCCCCACTCGCCTTGGCTATGAATGCACCAGTGGTTTACTCCATTGATGACATTGTCCCCTTGTTACTCAGTTACTTTAACATGCCGGTGGCTAGAAGCCAAGCCTTTAACAC
Above is a window of Arvicanthis niloticus isolate mArvNil1 chromosome 18, mArvNil1.pat.X, whole genome shotgun sequence DNA encoding:
- the Cnep1r1 gene encoding nuclear envelope phosphatase-regulatory subunit 1 isoform X2, which produces MNSLEQAEDLKAFERRLTEYIHCLQPATGRWRMLLIVVSVCTATGAWNWLIDPETQKVSFFTSLWNHPFFTISCITLIGLFFAGIHKRVVAPSIIAARCRTVLAEYNMSCDDGFSVAQEVLKHAL
- the Cnep1r1 gene encoding nuclear envelope phosphatase-regulatory subunit 1 isoform X1, with protein sequence MNSLEQAEDLKAFERRLTEYIHCLQPATGRWRMLLIVVSVCTATGAWNWLIDPETQKVSFFTSLWNHPFFTISCITLIGLFFAGIHKRVVAPSIIAARCRTVLAEYNMSCDDTGKLILKPRPHVQ